The following are encoded together in the Brassica napus cultivar Da-Ae chromosome A9, Da-Ae, whole genome shotgun sequence genome:
- the LOC106367550 gene encoding disease resistance protein RUN1-like isoform X2, whose translation METEVITKPHRLKFDVFLSFRGEDTRHTITERVYDALHRKEKVRVFRDDEGMQRGDEINPSLVAAMEDSAASVVVLSPRYADSHWCLDELATLCDLRASLRRPMIPIFYEVDPSHVRKQNDHFAKDFEVHAKRFKEDKIQRWRKAMTLVGNLSGFVCKEDSVDDEMIGLLVKRVLSEVSNTPENVGDYTVGLESRVDDLINLVDVKSTSDVQILGLHGMGGIGKTTLAKAFYNKIVADFEYRVFISNVRERSSDRDGLLNLQKTLIKGLLRSLPEIEDVNRGRDKIRESVYEKKILVVLDDVDKRDQVDALIGERSWYSEGTLIVITTRDEEILNSLSERQKYEVRCLNEEQALKLFSYHSLRKEKPTESLLELSKKIVKISGLLPLALEVFGSLLYDKKEAKEWQTQLEKLKNTQPGNLQDVLKLSFDSLDDEEKNVFLDIACLFLKMQIKKEEIVDVLNGCGFNAEAALSVLRQKSLVKFLSDENLWMHDQIRDMGRQLDLKETPGDTRMRSRLWDRAEIMTVLNNMKGTSSIQGIVLDFKKKLATDPSAVALGNLHDNPGIRTVFSYLKNKFVGFPAEEKPKSSENTIPVEPFVPMTKLRLLQINHVELAGNLERLPSELKWIQWRGCPLKEVPLNLLARQLAVLDLAESAIRRIQSLHIEGVDGNLKVVNLRGCHSLEAVPDLSNHKSLEKLVFERCMRLVEVPSSVGNLRTLLHLDFRNCPNLTEFLVDVSGLKSLEKLYLSGCSNLSVLPENIGLMPCLKELFLDATAVKKLPDSIFRLENLQKLSLKSCRSIQELPMCIGTLTSLEELDLSSTSLQSLPSSIGDLKNLQKLSLMHCASLPKIPDTIKELKSLKKLFIYGSAVEELPLSLGSLPCLTDFSAGECKLLKHVPSSIGGLNSLLELELDWTPIETLPAEIGDLHFIQKLGLRNCKSLKALPESIGNMDTLHSLFLTGANIEKLPETFGKLENLVSLQMDNCKMIKRLPESFGDLKSLHGLYMKETSVVELPESFGNLSNLRVLKILKKPLFRSSPGTSEEPSFVEVPNSFSNLLSLEEIDARGWGIWGKVPDDLGKLSSLKKLELENNYFHSLPSSLEGLWNLKLFTLYDCQELKCLPPLPWKLEKLNLANCFALESIADLSKLEILEELNLTNCGKVDDVPGLEHLKALKRLYMSGCNSRFSVAVKKRLSKASLKMMRNLSLPGNRIPDWFSQGPLTFSPQPNRELRGVILAVVVALNQDCIDDYQLPDVMEVQAQILELDSPLYTHTLHLSGVPRTSDDQLHICRYPTLHPMVWTFRDGYTIQVVKREPPIKQGVELKMHGIHLVYEGDDDFKGEEHVLNETQLTVSQKLANFFRSFDEGEASSESESA comes from the exons ATGGAGACCGAAGTCATCACCAAACCGCACAGACTCAAGTTCGACGTCTTCCTCAGCTTCCGAGGCGAAGACACGCGCCACACCATCACCGAGCGCGTCTACGACGCTCTCCACCGAAAAGAGAAAGTCCGCGTCTTTCGCGACGACGAAGGTATGCAACGAGGCGACGAGATCAACCCGAGCCTCGTCGCAGCCATGGAAGACTCTGCAGCCTCCGTCGTCGTTTTATCCCCTCGCTACGCTGACTCTCACTGGTGCCTTGACGAGCTAGCTACCCTCTGCGATCTGCGAGCATCTCTGAGACGCCCGATGATACCAATCTTCTACGAGGTTGATCCCTCTCATGTCCGTAAACAGAACGATCATTTCGCTAAGGACTTTGAAGTACATGCTAAAAGGTTTAAGGAGGACAAGATACAGCGGTGGAggaaagctatgactttggtcGGAAACCTCTCTGGATTTGTTTGCAA AGAAGACTCTGTTGATGATGAGATGATAGGGCTTTTGGTGAAGAGGGTTTTATCTGAAGTGAGCAACACACCAGAGAACGTTGGAGATTACACCGTTGGCTTGGAGTCACGTGTTGATGATTTGATTAATCTGGTCGACGTTAAATCCACCTCTGACGTTCAAATCCTGGGGCTTCACGGTATGGGTGGTATTGGGAAGACGACCCTTGCAAAAGCCTTTTATAACAAGATCGTTGCAGACTTCGAGTATAGAGTTTTCATCTCAAACGTTAGAGAAAGATCATCAGACCGTGACGGCTTACTCAATCTACAAAAGACTTTGATCAAGGGGCTTCTCCGTTCGCTACCTGAAATAGAAGATGTTAACCGAGGGAGAGACAAGATAAGAGAGAGCGTTTATGAGAAGAAGATTCTTGTGGTTTTAGATGATGTTGATAAAAGAGACCAAGTTGATGCCTTAATTGGTGAGAGAAGTTGGTATAGTGAAGGAACTCTAATAGTCATCACTACCAGAGATGAAGAGATTCTTAATAGTCTCTCTGAGAGACAAAAATATGAAGTCAGGTGCTTGAATGAGGAGCAGGCACTGAAGCTCTTTAGTTATCATTCACTACGGAAAGAAAAACCAACAGAGAGTTTACTAGAGCTGTCCAAGAAGATTGTCAAGATATCAGGTCTATTACCACTAGCACTTGAAGTGTTTGGATCTCTTTTGTATGACAAGAAGGAGGCAAAAGAATGGCAAACTCAGCTAGAGAAGCTCAAAAACACTCAACCAGGCAATCTTCAGGATGTTCTGAAGCTGAGTTTTGATTCTTTAGACGATGAGGAGAAGAATGTGTTCCTGGATATTGCTTGTCTCTTTCTTAAAATGCagataaagaaagaagaaatcGTCGACGTACTGAATGGTTGTGGGTTTAACGCCGAGGCTGCTCTCAGTGTCCTCAGACAGAAGTCTCTTGTTAAGTTCTTGTCAGACGAGAATCTTTGGATGCATGATCAGATTCGAGACATGGGAAGGCAGTTAGACCTTAAAGAAACCCCTGGGGATACTAGAATGCGGAGTAGACTCTGGGACCGTGCTGAAATCATGACTGTATTGAACAATATGAAG GGAACATCATCCATCCAAGGAATTGTACTCGACTTTAAAAAGAAGTTAGCAACGGATCCAAGTGCAGTTGCGTTGGGGAATCTACATGACAATCCAGGCATCAGAACTGTGTTTAGTTACCTGAAGAATAAGTTTGTAGGATTTCCAGCAGAGGAAAAGCCAAAAAGCTCTGAGAACACCATTCCAGTAGAGCCTTTTGTACCAATGACAAAGTTGAGACTccttcagattaatcatgtggAGCTGGCAGGGAATCTTGAACGTCTTCCATCTGAACTCAAGTGGATACAGTGGAGAGGCTGTCCATTAAAGGAGGTACCACTGAATCTTCTTGCTCGGCAACTTGCTGTTCTTGATCTTGCAGAGAGTGCAATAAGGCGCATCCAGAGTCTGCACATCGAAGGG GTGGATGGAAACTTGAAGGTTGTAAACTTGCGTGGCTGTCACAGCTTAGAAGCCGTTCCTGATTTATCAAACCATAAGTCCTTAGAGAAGCTTGTCTTTGAACGATGCATGCGTCTGGTGGAAGTTCCAAGTTCAGTTGGTAATTTGAGAACATTACTTCACCTGGATTTCAGAAACTGTCCAAACCTCACTGAGTTTCTTGTGGATGTTTCTGGACTGAAGAGTCTTGAAAAGCTTTACCTCTCTGGCTGTTCAAATCTGAGTGTCTTACCAGAAAACATTGGTCTCATGCCATGTTTGAAAGAGCTTTTTCTTGATGCAACTGCGGTAAAGAAGTTACCAGACTCTATTTTTCGCCTCGAAAATCTTCAAAAGCTTAGCCTAAAGAGCTGCAGATCTATTCAAGAGCTTCCTATGTGCATAGGAACATTGACATCACTGGAAGAACTAGATCTGAGTAGCACTTCACTGCAAAGTCTTCCGAGTTCTATTGGAGATTTAAAAAATCTCCAGAAGCTGAGTTTGATGCACTGTGCATCCCTTCCAAAGATACCTGACACTATTAAGGAGCTCAAATCACTGAAGAAACTATTTATCTACGGAAGTGCAGTGGAGGAGCTGCCTCTAAGCCTAGGCTCACTGCCATGTTTGACTGACTTTTCAGCAGGAGAATGCAAACTTCTGAAGCATGTTCCAAGTTCAATTGGTGGATTAAATTCTCTTCTAGAACTTGAGTTGGATTGGACACCAATTGAAACTCTACCAGCAGAGATTGGTGACTTGCACTTTATTCAAAAACTTGGGTTGAGGAACTGCAAGTCTCTGAAGGCTCTGCCTGAATCAATAGGAAACATGGACACACTCCATAGCTTGTTCCTTACAGGCGCTAACATTGAGAAACTGCCTGAAACTTTTGGCAAGCTTGAAAACCTAGTCTCACTCCAAATGGACAACTGTAAAATGATCAAGAGGCTTCCTGAATCATTTGGAGACTTGAAATCGCTTCACGGTCTGTACATGAAGGAAACTTCGGTGGTAGAGCTGCCAGAAAGTTTTGGAAACCTCTCGAATCTAAGGGTATTGAAGATACTGAAGAAGCCTCTCTTTAGAAGTTCTCCAGGTACAAGTGAAGAACCTAGTTTTGTTGAAGTACCGAACTCTTTCTCAAACCTCTTGTCACTTGAGGAGATAGATGCTAGAGGTTGGGGGATATGGGGTAAAGTACCTGATGATCTTGGGAAGCTTTCATCTCTCAAGAAACTAGAACTGGAGAATAACTATTTTCACAGTCTTCCATCTAGTCTTGAGGGGTTATGGAATCTTAAATTATTTACATTGTATGACTGCCAAGAGCTGAAGTGTCTCCCCCCTCTTCCGTGGAAACTGGAGAAGCTAAACCTGGCAAACTGCTTTGCGTTGGAGAGTATAGCAGACCTCTCAAAGCTGGAGATCTTGGAAGAGCTCAATCTCACAAACTGTGGGAAAGTGGATGATGTTCCAGGCCTAGAGCATTTGAAGGCTCTGAAAAGGTTATACATGAGCGGCTGCAACTCTAGGTTCTCTGTTGCAGTCAAGAAAAGACTTTCCAAG GCTTCTTTGAAAATGATGAGGAATCTGAGCTTACCTGGGAACAGAATCCCTGACTGGTTCTCACAAGGCCCTCTCACATTCTCACCTCAACCCAACAGAGAGCTCAGAGGCGTAATCCTGGCCGTTGTTGTGGCTCTTAACCAAGACTGCATAGATGACTACCAGCTGCCTGATGTGATGGAGGTTCAAGCACAAATTCTAGAACTTGATTCACCCTTATACACCCACACATTGCACCTCTCTGGAGTGCCAAGAACAAGTGATGATCAACTCCACATCTGCCGATACCCAACTTTGCACCCAATGGTTTGGACATTTAGAGATGGGTACACCATACAAGTTGTTAAACGAGAACCACCAATCAAACAAGGCGTTGAGCTAAAGATGCATGGGATTCATCTTGTTTATGAAGGGGATGATGATTTTAAAGGTGAGGAACATGTATTGAACGAGACACAGCTCACTGTCTCTCAGAAGCTTGCCAATTTTTTCAGATCTTTTGACGAAG
- the LOC106367550 gene encoding disease resistance protein RPV1-like isoform X4 — MNQMMKTGAVSDPRSRLKWDIFLSFQRDRNHSFTDRLYEALIKAHVRVRNGDVGRKDQKLGPSLVDAMEDSVAFIFILSPDYAKSRWCLDELAKLCDLRASLGRPILPIFYEVDPWHLRKQSPFEKDFEEHAKRFGEEEIERWRGAMNGFLHKLMNVVGHISGFLIGDMETEVITKPHRLKFDVFLSFRGEDTRHTITERVYDALHRKEKVRVFRDDEGMQRGDEINPSLVAAMEDSAASVVVLSPRYADSHWCLDELATLCDLRASLRRPMIPIFYEVDPSHVRKQNDHFAKDFEVHAKRFKEDKIQRWRKAMTLVGNLSGFVCKEDSVDDEMIGLLVKRVLSEVSNTPENVGDYTVGLESRVDDLINLVDVKSTSDVQILGLHGMGGIGKTTLAKAFYNKIVADFEYRVFISNVRERSSDRDGLLNLQKTLIKGLLRSLPEIEDVNRGRDKIRESVYEKKILVVLDDVDKRDQVDALIGERSWYSEGTLIVITTRDEEILNSLSERQKYEVRCLNEEQALKLFSYHSLRKEKPTESLLELSKKIVKISGLLPLALEVFGSLLYDKKEAKEWQTQLEKLKNTQPGNLQDVLKLSFDSLDDEEKNVFLDIACLFLKMQIKKEEIVDVLNGCGFNAEAALSVLRQKSLVKFLSDENLWMHDQIRDMGRQLDLKETPGDTRMRSRLWDRAEIMTVLNNMKGTSSIQGIVLDFKKKLATDPSAVALGNLHDNPGIRTVFSYLKNKFVGFPAEEKPKSSENTIPVEPFVPMTKLRLLQINHVELAGNLERLPSELKWIQWRGCPLKEVPLNLLARQLAVLDLAESAIRRIQSLHIEGVDGNLKVVNLRGCHSLEAVPDLSNHKSLEKLVFERCMRLVEVPSSVGNLRTLLHLDFRNCPNLTEFLVDVSGLKSLEKLYLSGCSNLSVLPENIGLMPCLKELFLDATAVKKLPDSIFRLENLQKLSLKSCRSIQELPMCIGTLTSLEELDLSSTSLQSLPSSIGDLKNLQKLSLMHCASLPKIPDTIKELKSLKKLFIYGSAVEELPLSLGSLPCLTDFSAGECKLLKHVPSSIGGLNSLLELELDWTPIETLPAEIGDLHFIQKLGLRNCKSLKALPESIGNMDTLHSLFLTGANIEKLPETFGKLENLVSLQMDNCKMIKRLPESFGDLKSLHGLYMKETSVVELPESFGNLSNLRVLKILKKPLFRSSPGTSEEPSFVEVPNSFSNLLSLEEIDARGWGIWGKVPDDLGKLSSLKKLELENNYFHSLPSSLEGLWNLKLFTLYDCQELKCLPPLPWKLEKLNLANCFALESIADLSKLEILEELNLTNCGKVDDVPGLEHLKALKRLYMSGCNSRFSVAVKKRLSKASLKMMRNLSLPGNRIPDWFSQGPLTFSPQPNRELRGVILAVVVALNQDCIDDYQLPDVMEVQAQILELDSPLYTHTLHLSGVPRTSDDQLHICRYPTLHPMVWTFRDGYTIQVVKREPPIKQGVELKMHGIHLVYEGDDDFKGEEHVLNETQLTVSQKLANFFRSFDEGEASSESESA; from the exons ATGAACCAGATGATGAAGACCGGAGCTGTTTCTGATCCTCGTTCGAGGCTCAAGTGGGACATATTCCTCAGTTTCCAAAGAGACAGAAACCACAGTTTCACGGATCGTCTCTATGAAGCGCTCATCAAGGCACATGTCCGGGTAAGGAACGGTGACGTGGGACGCAAGGATCAGAAGCTGGGTCCAAGTCTTGTGGACGCTATGGAGGATTCAGTGGCTTTCATTTTCATCTTATCCCCTGACTATGCCAAGTCTCGCTGGTGCCTTGATGAATTAGCCAAGCTCTGCGATCTGAGAGCATCGCTGGGTCGTCCTATATTACCAATCTTTTACGAGGTTGATCCATGGCACTTACGGAAACAGAGTCCTTTCGAAAAAGACTTTGAAGAGCACGCGAAAAGATTTGGCGAGGAGGAGATAGAAAGATGGAGGGGAGCTATGAATGGATTCTTACACAAACTTATG aatgtagtCGGACATATCTCCGGATTT TTGATCGGCGATATGGAGACCGAAGTCATCACCAAACCGCACAGACTCAAGTTCGACGTCTTCCTCAGCTTCCGAGGCGAAGACACGCGCCACACCATCACCGAGCGCGTCTACGACGCTCTCCACCGAAAAGAGAAAGTCCGCGTCTTTCGCGACGACGAAGGTATGCAACGAGGCGACGAGATCAACCCGAGCCTCGTCGCAGCCATGGAAGACTCTGCAGCCTCCGTCGTCGTTTTATCCCCTCGCTACGCTGACTCTCACTGGTGCCTTGACGAGCTAGCTACCCTCTGCGATCTGCGAGCATCTCTGAGACGCCCGATGATACCAATCTTCTACGAGGTTGATCCCTCTCATGTCCGTAAACAGAACGATCATTTCGCTAAGGACTTTGAAGTACATGCTAAAAGGTTTAAGGAGGACAAGATACAGCGGTGGAggaaagctatgactttggtcGGAAACCTCTCTGGATTTGTTTGCAA AGAAGACTCTGTTGATGATGAGATGATAGGGCTTTTGGTGAAGAGGGTTTTATCTGAAGTGAGCAACACACCAGAGAACGTTGGAGATTACACCGTTGGCTTGGAGTCACGTGTTGATGATTTGATTAATCTGGTCGACGTTAAATCCACCTCTGACGTTCAAATCCTGGGGCTTCACGGTATGGGTGGTATTGGGAAGACGACCCTTGCAAAAGCCTTTTATAACAAGATCGTTGCAGACTTCGAGTATAGAGTTTTCATCTCAAACGTTAGAGAAAGATCATCAGACCGTGACGGCTTACTCAATCTACAAAAGACTTTGATCAAGGGGCTTCTCCGTTCGCTACCTGAAATAGAAGATGTTAACCGAGGGAGAGACAAGATAAGAGAGAGCGTTTATGAGAAGAAGATTCTTGTGGTTTTAGATGATGTTGATAAAAGAGACCAAGTTGATGCCTTAATTGGTGAGAGAAGTTGGTATAGTGAAGGAACTCTAATAGTCATCACTACCAGAGATGAAGAGATTCTTAATAGTCTCTCTGAGAGACAAAAATATGAAGTCAGGTGCTTGAATGAGGAGCAGGCACTGAAGCTCTTTAGTTATCATTCACTACGGAAAGAAAAACCAACAGAGAGTTTACTAGAGCTGTCCAAGAAGATTGTCAAGATATCAGGTCTATTACCACTAGCACTTGAAGTGTTTGGATCTCTTTTGTATGACAAGAAGGAGGCAAAAGAATGGCAAACTCAGCTAGAGAAGCTCAAAAACACTCAACCAGGCAATCTTCAGGATGTTCTGAAGCTGAGTTTTGATTCTTTAGACGATGAGGAGAAGAATGTGTTCCTGGATATTGCTTGTCTCTTTCTTAAAATGCagataaagaaagaagaaatcGTCGACGTACTGAATGGTTGTGGGTTTAACGCCGAGGCTGCTCTCAGTGTCCTCAGACAGAAGTCTCTTGTTAAGTTCTTGTCAGACGAGAATCTTTGGATGCATGATCAGATTCGAGACATGGGAAGGCAGTTAGACCTTAAAGAAACCCCTGGGGATACTAGAATGCGGAGTAGACTCTGGGACCGTGCTGAAATCATGACTGTATTGAACAATATGAAG GGAACATCATCCATCCAAGGAATTGTACTCGACTTTAAAAAGAAGTTAGCAACGGATCCAAGTGCAGTTGCGTTGGGGAATCTACATGACAATCCAGGCATCAGAACTGTGTTTAGTTACCTGAAGAATAAGTTTGTAGGATTTCCAGCAGAGGAAAAGCCAAAAAGCTCTGAGAACACCATTCCAGTAGAGCCTTTTGTACCAATGACAAAGTTGAGACTccttcagattaatcatgtggAGCTGGCAGGGAATCTTGAACGTCTTCCATCTGAACTCAAGTGGATACAGTGGAGAGGCTGTCCATTAAAGGAGGTACCACTGAATCTTCTTGCTCGGCAACTTGCTGTTCTTGATCTTGCAGAGAGTGCAATAAGGCGCATCCAGAGTCTGCACATCGAAGGG GTGGATGGAAACTTGAAGGTTGTAAACTTGCGTGGCTGTCACAGCTTAGAAGCCGTTCCTGATTTATCAAACCATAAGTCCTTAGAGAAGCTTGTCTTTGAACGATGCATGCGTCTGGTGGAAGTTCCAAGTTCAGTTGGTAATTTGAGAACATTACTTCACCTGGATTTCAGAAACTGTCCAAACCTCACTGAGTTTCTTGTGGATGTTTCTGGACTGAAGAGTCTTGAAAAGCTTTACCTCTCTGGCTGTTCAAATCTGAGTGTCTTACCAGAAAACATTGGTCTCATGCCATGTTTGAAAGAGCTTTTTCTTGATGCAACTGCGGTAAAGAAGTTACCAGACTCTATTTTTCGCCTCGAAAATCTTCAAAAGCTTAGCCTAAAGAGCTGCAGATCTATTCAAGAGCTTCCTATGTGCATAGGAACATTGACATCACTGGAAGAACTAGATCTGAGTAGCACTTCACTGCAAAGTCTTCCGAGTTCTATTGGAGATTTAAAAAATCTCCAGAAGCTGAGTTTGATGCACTGTGCATCCCTTCCAAAGATACCTGACACTATTAAGGAGCTCAAATCACTGAAGAAACTATTTATCTACGGAAGTGCAGTGGAGGAGCTGCCTCTAAGCCTAGGCTCACTGCCATGTTTGACTGACTTTTCAGCAGGAGAATGCAAACTTCTGAAGCATGTTCCAAGTTCAATTGGTGGATTAAATTCTCTTCTAGAACTTGAGTTGGATTGGACACCAATTGAAACTCTACCAGCAGAGATTGGTGACTTGCACTTTATTCAAAAACTTGGGTTGAGGAACTGCAAGTCTCTGAAGGCTCTGCCTGAATCAATAGGAAACATGGACACACTCCATAGCTTGTTCCTTACAGGCGCTAACATTGAGAAACTGCCTGAAACTTTTGGCAAGCTTGAAAACCTAGTCTCACTCCAAATGGACAACTGTAAAATGATCAAGAGGCTTCCTGAATCATTTGGAGACTTGAAATCGCTTCACGGTCTGTACATGAAGGAAACTTCGGTGGTAGAGCTGCCAGAAAGTTTTGGAAACCTCTCGAATCTAAGGGTATTGAAGATACTGAAGAAGCCTCTCTTTAGAAGTTCTCCAGGTACAAGTGAAGAACCTAGTTTTGTTGAAGTACCGAACTCTTTCTCAAACCTCTTGTCACTTGAGGAGATAGATGCTAGAGGTTGGGGGATATGGGGTAAAGTACCTGATGATCTTGGGAAGCTTTCATCTCTCAAGAAACTAGAACTGGAGAATAACTATTTTCACAGTCTTCCATCTAGTCTTGAGGGGTTATGGAATCTTAAATTATTTACATTGTATGACTGCCAAGAGCTGAAGTGTCTCCCCCCTCTTCCGTGGAAACTGGAGAAGCTAAACCTGGCAAACTGCTTTGCGTTGGAGAGTATAGCAGACCTCTCAAAGCTGGAGATCTTGGAAGAGCTCAATCTCACAAACTGTGGGAAAGTGGATGATGTTCCAGGCCTAGAGCATTTGAAGGCTCTGAAAAGGTTATACATGAGCGGCTGCAACTCTAGGTTCTCTGTTGCAGTCAAGAAAAGACTTTCCAAG GCTTCTTTGAAAATGATGAGGAATCTGAGCTTACCTGGGAACAGAATCCCTGACTGGTTCTCACAAGGCCCTCTCACATTCTCACCTCAACCCAACAGAGAGCTCAGAGGCGTAATCCTGGCCGTTGTTGTGGCTCTTAACCAAGACTGCATAGATGACTACCAGCTGCCTGATGTGATGGAGGTTCAAGCACAAATTCTAGAACTTGATTCACCCTTATACACCCACACATTGCACCTCTCTGGAGTGCCAAGAACAAGTGATGATCAACTCCACATCTGCCGATACCCAACTTTGCACCCAATGGTTTGGACATTTAGAGATGGGTACACCATACAAGTTGTTAAACGAGAACCACCAATCAAACAAGGCGTTGAGCTAAAGATGCATGGGATTCATCTTGTTTATGAAGGGGATGATGATTTTAAAGGTGAGGAACATGTATTGAACGAGACACAGCTCACTGTCTCTCAGAAGCTTGCCAATTTTTTCAGATCTTTTGACGAAGGTGAAGCCAGCTCAGAAAGTGAATCAGCTTGA